One genomic region from Rosa rugosa chromosome 1, drRosRugo1.1, whole genome shotgun sequence encodes:
- the LOC133742369 gene encoding uncharacterized protein LOC133742369 produces the protein MAEQSRVISQFQPHVAAQLVPVKLTEDNYSLWSSLVVPVLKNYDMFNMVQGIEQPLTEDKDQKCMSFMKLTLSEAMLPYAAESCSSSRALWLKLEEQGGIAKFRLVQLSIRLKKLKKGKFTSMSKYYQMKKNMADRLKAAGSPVADSDFIEQVLNGLPSEYDAFANSIIAGIDDLTPEELHDLLVVEESNRKGELFRTVIKYGALALITTAIIYHKGLSDARARR, from the coding sequence ATGGCTGAACAATCTAGGGTGATTTCACAATTCCAGCCTCATGTTGCTGCCCAGCTTGTGCCGGTTAAACTCACTGAAGACAACTATTCACTCTGGAGTTCTTTGGTGGTCCCAGTTCTAAAGAACTATGACATGTTTAATATGGTTCAAGGAATAGAGCAGCCGTTGACAGAAGACAAGGACCAAAAGTGCATGAGCTTTATGAAGCTCACTTTATCGGAGGCCATGCTCCCATACGCAGCAGAATCATGCTCAAGTTCCCGAGCACTGTGGTTAAAGTTGGAAGAGCAAGGAGGAATTGCAAAATTCCGACTAGTCCAGCTGAGCATTCGCCTCAAAAAGCTGAAAAAAGGAAAGTTCACAAGTATGTCGAAATACTACCAGATGAAGAAAAACATGGCTGATAGACTAAAAGCCGCCGGGTCTCCGGTTGCAGATAGTGATTTTATTGAGCAAGTCCTTAACGGACTTCCGTCTGAGTATGATGCCTTTGCCAACTCCATCATAGCTGGAATTGATGATTTAACTCCAGAGGAGCTGCATGACTTACTGGTGGTTGAAGAATCTAATCGTAAAGGAGAGCTATTCCGCACTGTCATCAAGTACGGTGCTCTCGCTTTAATAACTACTGCCATCATTTATCATAAGGGTCTGAGCGACGCACGCGCACGGCGCTAA
- the LOC133742381 gene encoding uncharacterized protein LOC133742381: MAEQSEVISQFQPHVAAQLVPVKLTEDNYSLWKSLLVPLLKKYDMFNMVQGTEQPLTEDKDQKCMSFMKLTLSEAMLPYAAEASSSSRALWLKLEQQGDIAKSRLFLLKSRLTKLKKGKLSMSDYYQSAKQMADRLKAGGSPVADGDFLKHVLNGLPSDYDNFANLIRAGTEAITTPEELHDILVGEESSRRGERCRKVIKYGAFVFVGYLVGYVIGWEKGWADARRTYST; encoded by the coding sequence ATGGCTGAACAATCTGAGGTGATTTCACAATTCCAGCCTCATGTTGCTGCCCAGCTTGTGCCGGTTAAACTCACTGAAGACAACTATTCACTCTGGAAATCTTTGCTAGTCCCACTTCTAAAGAAGTATGACATGTTCAATATGGTTCAAGGAACAGAGCAGCCTTTGACAGAAGACAAAGACCAAAAGTGCATGAGCTTCATGAAGCTCACTTTGTCGGAGGCCATGCTGCCATACGCTGCAGAAGCAAGCTCAAGTTCCCGAGCTCTATGGTTAAAGTTGGAACAGCAAGGCGACATTGCAAAATCTCGACTGTTCCTGCTCAAGTCTCGCCTCACAAAGCTGAAGAAAGGAAAGTTAAGTATGTCCGATTACTATCAATCAGCAAAACAAATGGCTGATAGACTCAAGGCTGGGGGATCTCCAGTGGCTGATGGTGATTTTCTTAAGCACGTCCTTAACGGACTTCCGTCTGATTATGATAACTTTGCCAACTTGATCAGAGCTGGAACTGAAGCCATAACTACTCCAGAGGAGCTGCATGACATACTAGTGGGTGAAGAATCTAGCCGTAGAGGAGAGAGGTGTCGTAAAGTCATCAAGTACGGCGCTTTTGTTTTCGTTGGTTATCTCGTTGGATACGTCATTGGTTGGGAGAAGGGTTGGGCCGATGCTAGAAGAACGTACTCAACGTAG